A genomic window from Streptomyces sp. NBC_01429 includes:
- a CDS encoding enoyl-CoA hydratase/isomerase family protein codes for MTDTVLYDVTDGLATITINRPEAMNAMNTAAKVALRDALAAAAADTAVRGVLLTGSGDRAFCVGQDLKEHTALLEVARRDGTGDAMSTVREHYNPILRAITEMAKPVVAGVNGVAAGAGLGFALAADHRVVADTASFNTSFAGVALTADSGVSWTLPRLVGHGRATDLLLFPRSVPAPEAHAWGLVDRVVPAADLAAEASAVARALASGPTLALAALKESLAYGAGHSLAETLAKEEELQSRAGASEDHTIAVRAFLAKEKPRYVGR; via the coding sequence ATGACCGACACCGTGCTGTACGACGTCACCGACGGACTGGCGACGATCACGATCAACCGGCCCGAGGCCATGAACGCGATGAACACGGCGGCCAAGGTGGCGCTGCGGGACGCGCTGGCCGCCGCCGCGGCCGACACCGCCGTACGGGGTGTGCTGCTGACCGGGTCCGGCGACCGCGCGTTCTGCGTGGGCCAGGACCTCAAGGAGCACACGGCGCTGCTCGAAGTGGCGCGGCGGGACGGCACGGGTGACGCGATGAGCACCGTGCGCGAGCACTACAACCCGATCCTGCGGGCGATCACCGAGATGGCCAAGCCGGTGGTGGCCGGGGTCAACGGGGTCGCGGCGGGCGCGGGTCTGGGCTTCGCGCTGGCGGCGGACCACCGGGTGGTGGCCGACACCGCGTCGTTCAACACGTCCTTCGCCGGAGTGGCGCTGACGGCGGACTCCGGGGTGTCCTGGACGCTCCCCCGCCTCGTCGGCCACGGCCGCGCCACCGACCTGCTGCTCTTCCCGCGCTCGGTGCCCGCTCCGGAGGCGCACGCGTGGGGGCTGGTCGACCGGGTGGTCCCGGCGGCGGATCTGGCGGCCGAGGCGAGCGCCGTCGCCCGTGCGCTGGCCTCGGGCCCCACCCTCGCCCTGGCGGCGCTCAAGGAGTCGCTGGCGTACGGCGCGGGGCACTCGCTGGCCGAGACGCTGGCGAAGGAGGAGGAACTCCAGTCACGGGCGGGCGCGTCGGAGGACCACACCATCGCGGTGCGCGCGTTCCTGGCGAAGGAGAAGCCCCGGTACGTGGGGCGCTGA
- the sigE gene encoding RNA polymerase sigma factor SigE yields MVGAPLDTTRADRGGAAAPVDRGGVLWRLLRSGGEPKSVTKSADRSRSTDSAVTATFASDAESQAWTPPSWEEIVSTHSGRVYRLAYRLTGNQHDAEDLTQEVFVRVFRSLSTYTPGTFEGWLHRITTNLFLDMVRRKQRIRFDALGDDAAERLPSREPSPQQVFHDTHFDADVQQALDTLAPEFRAAVVLCDIEGLSYEEIAATLGVKLGTVRSRIHRGRSHLRKALQHRSPEARAEQRAFASVAGEGGSA; encoded by the coding sequence ATGGTAGGGGCTCCACTGGACACCACCAGAGCCGATAGGGGAGGTGCGGCTGCGCCTGTGGATCGGGGAGGAGTGCTCTGGCGTCTTCTCAGGTCAGGCGGCGAGCCGAAATCCGTGACCAAGTCTGCTGACCGTTCCCGCTCCACCGACTCCGCAGTTACCGCGACCTTCGCATCGGATGCGGAATCGCAGGCGTGGACGCCTCCCAGCTGGGAGGAGATCGTCAGCACGCACAGCGGACGGGTCTACCGCCTCGCCTACCGCCTCACGGGCAATCAGCACGACGCCGAGGACCTGACGCAGGAAGTCTTCGTGCGGGTCTTCCGCTCGCTGTCGACCTACACCCCCGGCACCTTCGAGGGCTGGCTGCACCGCATCACCACCAATCTCTTCCTCGACATGGTCCGCCGCAAGCAGCGCATCCGGTTCGACGCGCTCGGCGACGACGCGGCGGAGCGGCTGCCCAGCCGTGAGCCGTCGCCCCAGCAGGTCTTCCACGACACGCACTTCGACGCGGACGTCCAGCAGGCGCTGGACACCCTCGCGCCCGAGTTCCGGGCCGCGGTGGTCCTCTGCGACATCGAGGGGCTCTCGTACGAGGAGATCGCCGCCACCCTCGGCGTGAAGCTCGGCACCGTGCGCAGCCGGATCCACCGCGGCCGCTCGCATCTGCGCAAGGCGCTCCAGCACCGTTCCCCCGAGGCCAGGGCCGAGCAGCGCGCGTTCGCGAGCGTGGCCGGGGAGGGCGGATCGGCGTGA
- the folP gene encoding dihydropteroate synthase: protein MRGTLRLGRREFGAHEPVIMAIVNRTPDSFYDRGATFLDEPALDRVEQAVSEGAAIIDIGGVKAGPGEEVTAAEEARRTVGFVAEVRRRHPDVVISVDTWRHDVGEAVCEAGADVLNDAWGGVDPRLAEVAARYGAGLVCTHAGGAEPRTRPHRVAYDDVMADILRVTLGLAERALALGVRRDGIMIDPGHDFGKNTRHSLEATRRLGEMAETGWPVLVSLSNKDFVGETLDRPVKERLTGTLATTAVSAWLGARIYRVHEVAETRQVLDMVASIAGHRPPAVARRGLA from the coding sequence ATGCGCGGCACGCTGCGGCTGGGACGTCGGGAATTCGGCGCGCACGAGCCGGTGATCATGGCGATCGTCAACCGGACACCGGACTCCTTCTACGACCGGGGCGCGACCTTCCTGGACGAACCGGCCCTGGACCGCGTCGAGCAGGCGGTGTCCGAGGGCGCGGCGATCATCGACATCGGCGGCGTCAAGGCGGGACCGGGCGAGGAGGTCACGGCCGCGGAGGAGGCCCGCCGTACGGTCGGCTTCGTCGCGGAGGTGCGGCGGCGTCACCCGGACGTGGTGATCAGCGTCGACACCTGGCGCCACGACGTGGGCGAGGCGGTCTGCGAGGCGGGCGCGGACGTGCTCAACGACGCGTGGGGCGGGGTGGACCCCCGGCTCGCCGAGGTGGCCGCGCGGTACGGGGCGGGGCTGGTGTGCACCCACGCGGGCGGCGCCGAGCCGCGGACCCGGCCGCACCGGGTCGCGTACGACGATGTGATGGCCGACATCCTGCGGGTGACGCTGGGTCTCGCGGAGCGGGCCCTGGCGCTGGGCGTGCGCCGGGACGGGATCATGATCGACCCCGGTCACGACTTCGGGAAGAACACCCGGCACTCGCTGGAGGCGACCCGCAGGCTGGGCGAGATGGCGGAGACGGGCTGGCCGGTGCTGGTCTCCCTCTCGAACAAGGACTTCGTCGGCGAGACACTCGACCGGCCCGTCAAGGAACGGCTGACCGGCACGCTCGCGACGACGGCGGTCTCGGCGTGGCTGGGCGCCAGGATCTACCGGGTGCACGAGGTCGCGGAGACCCGGCAGGTGCTGGACATGGTGGCGTCGATCGCGGGCCACCGGCCGCCGGCGGTCGCCCGCCGCGGCCTGGCCTGA
- a CDS encoding anti-sigma factor family protein — protein sequence MSGSSQTPAEEHLGDRLAALVDGELDHDARERVLAHLATCAKCKAEADAQRRLKSVFAQTAPPLPSAGFLARLHGLPGGPPGPGDDDNGKGLFDGGRFGDGVFPVRSDAFGHVPAGAHAVALPGGSGFRIHEVGRQDAERSPWRGRRFAFAAASAVSFAAMALGGTMPLGTTADILPRGAGNAVTPMRAPGAGSPVPVGESARRQGGGMLPHSVDRPTPTDPPGSLRAETLAEESFAPGTLTGPSAALWIQPTGSAFQIDDTSGAGPTATPHPTRLAAPTLPTAPLSARR from the coding sequence GTGAGCGGCAGCAGCCAGACCCCCGCCGAGGAGCATCTGGGGGACCGACTAGCGGCCCTGGTGGACGGAGAGCTGGACCATGACGCGCGCGAGCGCGTGCTGGCCCATCTCGCCACCTGTGCCAAGTGCAAGGCGGAGGCCGACGCGCAGCGCCGGCTGAAGAGCGTGTTCGCGCAGACCGCGCCGCCGCTGCCCTCGGCCGGGTTCCTCGCCCGTCTGCACGGGCTGCCCGGCGGCCCCCCGGGCCCCGGGGACGACGACAACGGGAAAGGGCTGTTCGACGGGGGACGCTTCGGCGACGGCGTCTTTCCCGTCCGGTCCGATGCCTTCGGCCATGTCCCGGCGGGCGCCCACGCCGTCGCGCTGCCCGGCGGCTCCGGCTTCCGTATCCACGAGGTCGGGCGGCAGGACGCCGAGCGCTCACCGTGGCGCGGACGCCGCTTCGCCTTCGCCGCGGCCAGCGCCGTGTCGTTCGCCGCGATGGCCCTCGGCGGGACGATGCCGCTGGGCACGACCGCCGACATCCTGCCGCGCGGCGCGGGCAACGCGGTGACGCCCATGCGCGCCCCGGGCGCCGGCTCCCCGGTCCCGGTCGGCGAGAGCGCCCGCCGTCAGGGCGGCGGCATGCTCCCGCACTCCGTCGACCGGCCCACGCCGACGGATCCGCCCGGCAGTCTCCGCGCGGAGACCCTCGCCGAGGAGTCGTTCGCGCCGGGCACCCTGACCGGTCCTTCGGCGGCGCTGTGGATACAGCCCACCGGCTCGGCCTTCCAGATCGACGACACCTCCGGCGCCGGTCCCACGGCCACGCCCCACCCCACCCGCCTCGCCGCCCCGACGCTGCCCACCGCGCCGCTTTCGGCCAGGCGCTGA
- a CDS encoding DNA-3-methyladenine glycosylase I, producing the protein MSDGTAVAGPDGRPRCPWGVSTEDYLAYHDDEWGRPVHGDDALFERLCLEAFQSGLSWITILRRREGFRTAFSSFEIASVAEFTDKDRERLLADPGIIRNRAKIDATLANARILAQWPAGDLDSLIWSHAPAPARPAPVTTADVPAVTDESTALAKALKKRGIRFVGPTTAYALMQACGLVDDHLAACVARRG; encoded by the coding sequence ATGAGCGACGGCACGGCTGTGGCCGGTCCCGACGGGCGCCCGCGCTGTCCTTGGGGCGTGTCGACCGAGGACTATCTCGCCTACCACGACGACGAGTGGGGACGGCCGGTCCACGGCGACGACGCCCTCTTCGAGAGGCTGTGTCTGGAAGCCTTCCAGTCCGGTCTGTCCTGGATCACGATCCTGCGCCGCCGCGAGGGGTTCCGCACCGCCTTCTCCTCCTTCGAGATCGCGTCCGTGGCGGAGTTCACCGACAAGGACCGGGAGCGGCTGCTCGCCGACCCCGGGATCATCCGCAACCGCGCCAAGATCGACGCGACCCTCGCCAACGCCAGGATCCTGGCGCAGTGGCCCGCCGGCGACCTCGACAGCCTGATCTGGTCGCACGCCCCCGCCCCGGCCCGGCCCGCGCCCGTGACGACCGCCGATGTCCCTGCGGTCACCGACGAGTCCACGGCGCTCGCCAAGGCGCTCAAGAAGCGCGGCATCCGCTTCGTGGGCCCGACCACGGCGTACGCCCTGATGCAGGCGTGCGGTCTGGTCGACGACCATCTGGCGGCCTGTGTGGCCCGGCGGGGCTGA
- a CDS encoding DUF3117 domain-containing protein has protein sequence MAAMKPRTGDGPLEVTKEGRGIVMRVPLEGGGRLVVELTPDEAEALGDALKKVVG, from the coding sequence ATGGCGGCCATGAAGCCGCGAACGGGCGACGGCCCGCTCGAGGTGACCAAGGAGGGGCGGGGCATCGTCATGCGCGTTCCGCTCGAAGGCGGCGGTCGGCTTGTCGTCGAGCTGACTCCGGACGAGGCGGAGGCGCTCGGCGACGCGCTGAAGAAGGTCGTCGGCTGA
- a CDS encoding trypsin-like peptidase domain-containing protein → MDDGKPSGPKTNWWSRPAPGRRTPDATEAEPALDDEAQAGPAAATDGPSGSVEPVRDGSRPAEPGPGTGAQSPADAVAAPQERPRPLHEPDAYSTPPYGGPGPWAPAPPVQLPTPAHGTTLPPEYGAAPAPHDGQTPPPAYPPPQPQVPHQLPAPSPQWGQYDPWSAPGQQQPLTQYGEPAGKRRRVGVAAVVLLAFAGCVLGGAVGAYIERNGGFTRVELPQAGPETTDRAPDSVAGIAASALPGVVTLHVSGSGEQGTGTGFVLDRSGHILTNNHVVQPASSSGEISVTFSGGQTARAKLVGKDSGYDLAVVKVTGVSGLKPLPLGNSDNVRVGDPVVAIGAPFDLSNTVTSGIISAKERPITAGGEKGDGSDISYVDALQTDAPINPGNSGGPLVDGRARVIGINSAIRAADSGSGLSGGQSGSIGLGFAIPINQAKRVAEELINSGKATHPVIGVSLDMEYAGDGAKVGAEAADGGPAVTEGGPGAKAGIRPGDVITKVDGQRVHSGEELIVKIRAHRPGDRLELTLVRAGKERTMTLALGSADGT, encoded by the coding sequence ATGGACGACGGGAAGCCCAGCGGACCGAAGACGAACTGGTGGAGCCGTCCCGCGCCGGGACGACGCACACCGGACGCGACCGAGGCGGAGCCGGCCCTCGACGACGAGGCGCAGGCCGGCCCGGCCGCCGCGACTGACGGCCCATCAGGATCCGTCGAGCCGGTCCGCGACGGCTCCCGGCCCGCGGAGCCGGGGCCCGGCACGGGCGCGCAGAGCCCCGCCGACGCGGTCGCGGCGCCCCAGGAGCGCCCCCGGCCGCTGCACGAGCCCGATGCCTACAGCACCCCGCCCTACGGCGGCCCGGGGCCCTGGGCGCCCGCACCGCCCGTACAACTGCCCACCCCGGCCCACGGCACCACGCTGCCCCCCGAGTACGGCGCCGCGCCCGCCCCGCACGACGGACAGACGCCCCCGCCCGCCTATCCGCCGCCCCAGCCCCAGGTGCCGCACCAACTGCCGGCCCCGTCCCCGCAGTGGGGCCAGTACGACCCCTGGAGCGCCCCCGGACAGCAGCAGCCGCTCACCCAGTACGGGGAGCCGGCCGGCAAGCGCCGCCGCGTCGGCGTCGCCGCCGTCGTCCTGCTGGCCTTCGCCGGCTGTGTCCTCGGCGGCGCGGTCGGCGCGTACATCGAGCGCAACGGCGGCTTCACCCGGGTCGAACTCCCGCAGGCGGGCCCGGAGACCACCGACCGCGCCCCCGACAGCGTCGCGGGCATCGCCGCCAGCGCGCTGCCCGGCGTCGTCACGCTCCACGTCAGCGGCAGCGGCGAGCAGGGCACCGGCACGGGCTTCGTCCTTGACCGCAGCGGTCACATCCTGACCAACAACCACGTCGTCCAGCCCGCGTCCTCCTCCGGCGAGATATCGGTCACGTTCAGCGGCGGCCAGACCGCCCGCGCCAAGCTCGTCGGCAAGGACAGCGGCTACGACCTCGCCGTGGTCAAGGTCACCGGAGTCTCCGGGCTCAAGCCGCTCCCGCTGGGCAACTCCGACAACGTCCGCGTCGGCGACCCGGTCGTCGCCATCGGCGCCCCCTTCGACCTGTCCAACACCGTGACGTCCGGGATCATCAGCGCCAAGGAGCGCCCCATCACCGCGGGCGGCGAGAAGGGCGACGGCAGCGACATCAGTTACGTCGACGCGCTCCAGACCGACGCCCCGATAAACCCCGGCAATTCGGGCGGCCCGCTGGTCGACGGCCGGGCCCGGGTGATCGGGATCAACAGCGCGATCCGCGCCGCCGACAGCGGCTCCGGCCTCAGCGGCGGCCAGTCGGGCTCCATCGGCCTGGGCTTCGCCATACCGATCAACCAGGCCAAGCGTGTCGCCGAGGAGCTGATCAACAGCGGGAAGGCCACCCACCCCGTCATCGGGGTCAGCCTCGACATGGAGTACGCGGGCGACGGCGCCAAGGTCGGCGCCGAGGCGGCCGACGGCGGCCCCGCGGTGACCGAGGGCGGTCCCGGTGCCAAGGCCGGTATCCGGCCGGGGGACGTCATCACCAAGGTCGACGGACAGCGCGTGCACAGCGGCGAGGAGCTGATCGTCAAGATCCGCGCCCACCGCCCCGGCGACCGGCTGGAGCTGACCCTCGTCCGCGCCGGCAAGGAGCGGACCATGACGCTGGCCCTCGGCTCGGCGGACGGCACCTGA
- a CDS encoding TIGR00730 family Rossman fold protein: MGMPDGTRRPEEQRLGPVIRRREQVQPGTTDQRLLDTEGDSEWVHTDPWRVMRIQSEFVEGFGALAELPHAIAVFGSARTPAGSAEYEAGVRLGGALVDAGFAVITGGGPGAMEAANKGAREAEGVSVGLGIELPFEQGLNPHVDIGVNFRYFFVRKTMFVKYAQGFVVLPGGLGTLDELFEALTLVQTRKVTRFPIVLFGTEYWGGLVDWLRNTVVAQGKASEKDLLLFHVTDDVEEAVALVTKETGN; encoded by the coding sequence ATGGGCATGCCCGACGGAACGCGCAGGCCGGAGGAACAGCGGCTCGGCCCGGTGATCCGCCGACGGGAGCAGGTACAGCCCGGCACGACCGACCAGCGGCTGCTGGACACCGAGGGCGACTCGGAATGGGTGCACACCGACCCCTGGCGGGTGATGCGCATCCAGTCGGAGTTCGTGGAGGGCTTCGGCGCCCTCGCCGAACTGCCGCACGCCATCGCCGTCTTCGGCTCGGCCCGCACCCCGGCCGGATCCGCGGAGTACGAGGCGGGCGTCCGGCTCGGCGGCGCGCTGGTCGACGCCGGATTCGCGGTGATCACCGGCGGCGGCCCCGGCGCGATGGAGGCGGCCAACAAGGGCGCCCGGGAGGCGGAGGGCGTCTCCGTCGGCCTCGGCATCGAGCTGCCCTTCGAGCAGGGGCTCAACCCGCATGTCGACATCGGGGTGAACTTCCGCTACTTCTTCGTCCGGAAGACGATGTTCGTGAAGTACGCGCAGGGCTTCGTGGTCCTGCCCGGTGGCCTCGGCACGCTGGACGAGCTGTTCGAGGCGCTCACGCTCGTCCAGACCCGCAAGGTCACCCGCTTCCCGATCGTCCTGTTCGGTACGGAGTACTGGGGCGGGCTCGTCGACTGGCTGCGGAACACCGTCGTGGCCCAGGGCAAGGCGTCCGAGAAGGACCTGCTGCTCTTCCACGTCACGGACGACGTGGAGGAGGCCGTCGCCCTGGTCACGAAGGAGACGGGCAACTGA